The genomic segment CCATAGCAGGACCTCCTTAATGAATACTGAATGAATGCTTCTGAATGAGGGTGAACGAAGAGGACTCAGACATCAGGTGGAAGGAGGTGGGAAAGCTCCAAGATACAGAGGAGAAGCAGGGGCTGAGGCTGAGCACAGAGATATTCATTGCAGTTTAATGAACAATGATGGATGAGAAAGAAATGACCAGAATGTCCAACTCTAGGGAATGCTGCTTAATTTATCCATGcagctgttgaatgaatggatgaggtGGGTGGCTGTAAACTGAGTTGGAATCATTTGTTAAGTGACTAAGGTAAGTCACATACTAGTATGTGTCTTATGACAGGCATGTAGACCTCATCTGGGAGAGGACTATGTGGGTGGGTTTGGGAATAGGAGTTGTTGCAGAACAGTGGCAGCTGGGATGACATCACTGGGAGTTTGCCGGACCCAGGGACCATAGCCCTGCTTGGAGACAggtgcaggaggaggcaggggaggcagcTCCTCTGAGGCATCCCTGCCGAGTCAGCTGAGCCTCGCAGCCCCTGGCGTCATCTCCCATCACCTAACCCAGCGGAAATGCTCTGCTTCTAAATCTTGGGATTCTCAGGTCCTCCAAATTTCACTGAGTTCCCTTGTGTCCTGCCCTTCCTGGAGTGGGACACTGCTGGCAAATGCTGAGCAGAGCCCAGTGACCTCATGGTGTCCTCCCTACTCCTGGCCTGCCACTCCTCAAAGTTTCCTCACTCAGCCCggatcattttctcttttgggaACCCAGGTGTCCTGCCCCCTCCACTTAGGAAAGTCTGAGAGTGAAAATGGATCAGGCAGGGGGGGACCAAGTGCCCTACTAGGCTGGGCCTGGGCAGCAGCTGCCCCTGTACCCCTCTCTAGCTCTCCAAAGGCGCTGCCTCAGCACAAAGTGTCCATCTGGCCGGGGAGTCAGGTTACTACGAAAGGGGACCCAGAGCTCCCCTCCTCCTAGGTCTTGTGGCCTTTTCAGCAGACTCTGCCGAGGCCGGGCCCTTGGAGCAGGAAGGGATATCTTGGGAatgagtgggggtggggcaagCAAGGGGCACAAACCATCATGTTGGGGGTTCCTGTTTTCTGGGCATATGATTTGGGTTCTATCTCTGCCCCTTTCTagatctgtttcctcatttgacaACTGAGGTCGAGTGACTATGAATGCCCCAAGCAAAAAATACAGAGGAGGGagtgggaaggggtgtgggatggATCCCCCTTCCCCCGAACTCCCAAGTCCACTAGTTGCCAAGCTGCAAGTTCGCGGTGGGGACCCCAGAAACCCTCCTTGTCTTCCTAAACCCTTCATGAGGGCTCCCAGCCCTCTCCTTCAGCCCTGCGGCGCAGCAGAGGACTGATGGGCAGAGCCTGGGCTAGGTAGTGGCACTCTAGGTTCAGACACTCCGCGCCTGACCTGCTGAGATGCCAAGGACAAACCTCCCGGCTTCTCAGGCCTCAGTTTTACCATCTGGAAATGGGCGAGCACTCACTTTCCGCTGCTGCTTCTCCCAGGCCGGGTCCAGCAGCAGGTCGCGATCCCAGTCCTCCTCCTGTTCCATGTActcgccgcccccgccgccccccgCGAAGGGCGCTGCCCCGACCCCCAGACTCTCGGGCTGCAGGACCATCATCATCTCGGTAGGCTCCTGGCTCCGCTCCGCTCGGCGCGCTTCAGAACCCGGGGACCGCGTTAAGTAGCGACCGGCCCAGCCCCGGATCGGATTCGCGCTAAAtatgggggaagagggaggggccgGATGGGGGCGAGGGCTCCCTGGTCAGGACCAGGGAGGAGTTCGCCCTGGCGTCCAGGGAGTGCAGGGACGCGGGGGTGGATCCCGGGGCTGAGTTCGGGAGTTCCCGCTCCGGCTCCACCGGCTGGgcgctgtgtgaccttgggaaagccgCGGGccctctctgagtctgtttcctcgCATGTACAGCCGAGATGATAATAATAGCGGCTGTAAGGCAGCCCTAGAAGCTGCCCTTTGCGCCTCCACCTGGCTCCCTTCCCGCGTCAGGAGGGAAAAGGGAGCCTATCGCCATTTCACGGTCAGAAACATCAAGGCGCCAGACTTTTCTGAATGTTTTCTGtggtgaagaaggaagaaactaGAGCATGGGGAGGGGTTCCAGGACAGCTAGATGCGCCAATGCAGGGCTATTAATATCGGGGCAGCCGGGGCCGAGGGGGAACGTGCTGAGCCGGGAAACCTGGAGGCCACCGAGGTGGCCACTCAATCCCGGCGCCAGCCGAGGGGGACCGGAGGGGAGGGCCGCTGAGGAGGGGCGGGCCTCGGGAAGGCGGGGCTATGAATCCACAGCCCTATCAGGCTCTAGAGCCAACATGTTCCCAGCATCTCCTTGGTTCATTAGGCCATCCAATCATATATCTGCTCTGCAGGCGCGACCGACGACTCTGAACGCTCACCGCACCCTTTCAGAGACTCTACTGGTTGTAGCAGACGTCCGTCTGGTACTAGCCCCACCCCAATACGGAAGCGGCGGGGTGCTCCGGACCCGACGGCCGCTGGGTCCAGGCTATGGGGCATTCTTGGGTGGCGGGGAGCGTCGAGGGGGCGCCCGCGCGGCTGCCCCTCGTGCTCACTGCGCTGTGGGCCGCGGCCGTGGGCCTGGAGTTGGCCTACGTGCTGGTGCTGGGCCCCGGGCCGCCCCCTCTCGGACCCCCGGCTCGGGCTTTTCAGCTGGCGCTGGCCGCCTTTCAACTACTCAACCTGCTGGGCAACGTGGGGCTCTTCCTGCGCTCGGATCCCAGCATCCGGGGCGTGATGCTGGCCGGTCGCgggctgggccagggctgggcGTGAGTGGGGCGCGGGATCTGGAGGGGGAAGAAGCCGGAGCCTTGGACAGGGGGAGGGGCCGTAGGACGGGAACCAGATTGCCATAGGATACACTTCTAAGAGCCAGAGAACTCCTTTAGAACCTGGGGTGTTGGATTCAGCAGTATCTTCATTCATttacaaatacttactgagcacctactatgttcaaGATACCGTTCCAGGTACTGGAGGTACAATAAAACAGTTTCCTGGCCTCCTGGAGCTGATTTTAGTGGGCGAGAGAGCAGATGAGAAACTATGGGcgtaatgaataaacaaattatgtAGAATGTTAGATGGTAGTATGGAAACAAAAGTAGAGCAGGGTAAAGGGGTGCGAGTTTCAGTTTTAAATAAGGTGGTCAAGGTGGGCCTTAttgaggtggcatttgagcaaaCACTTGAAGGAAGTGGGGGAGTTAACCATGTGGGAATCTGGGGGAAGAGTGttccaggcacagggaacagacagTGCAAAGACTCTGATGTAGTTATGTGCCTAGCATGTTCTGGGAACAGGAAGATGGTCCTGTGGCTGGTGTGGAGTgagagaaggggaggagagaggttaGAAATGGAAAGACCTTGTAGGACATTGCTTTTTGCTGGAAGTGAGATGGAAAGCCACTGGGTGGTTCTGAGCAGAGGAAGGACATGACAGATCTTTAAAGATCAGTCTGGCTGCTGGGGTGAGACTACACAAGAGGGGACAAAAGTGGAATCAGAGAGACCAGTCAAGAGGCTATTGGGATAATCCAGTGGAGAGTTCATGGTGACTGGGACCCAGGTGGTGGCCATGCAGGAAGTGAGAAGTTTGCTCCTGGAAGTTAGAGGTCAGAGCTGGAAGCACCCTCAGGTCTGCAGTGTGGGAACTGGAAGGGCCTGGGAAGTGTTCAGCCTTGGTTTACCTATGAAGAACCTGAGGCTTAGTGAGGGCAGTGACTGAGCCTGCTTCCCCAGGATGGGCTTGGGCTGACTCAGGCATTCAGAGCTGCTGGGGGACTGACCCTGTGTTTCCTTCCCTGCAGTTACTGCTACCAGTGTCAAAGCCAAGTGCCACCACGAAGTGGGCATTGCTCTGCCTGCAGGATCTGTATCCTTCGTCGGGACCACCACTGCCGCCTGCTGGGCCACTGCGTGGGCTTCCACAACTACCGGCCCTTCTTGTGCCTGCTGCTCCATGCTGCTGGTGTCCTGCTGCACGTCTCTGTGCTGCTGGGCCCTGCCCTGTCTGCCCTGCTGCGAGCCCACACGCCCCTGCATACCGCTGccctcctcctgctgccctggCTCATGCTGCTTACAGGTGGGGAACTGGGAAGTCTCTGCAGAGATGGAAGGCATTGTAGTAGGTCATTCTGGTGGGTGATGGGATTTCTGGCTCGTTttcctggctgtggggacccacctCAGTGACAGTTATGGAGGGTGACAGCAGCCTGGTATTCAATGGGGTGTGAAGTACAGTAAAATACAGGGTCTCAACCCAGGTAGAGTTCTGGCTGGGAGATTCAGGGAAGGATTCCAGGAGGTGTTGCCAGAAGAGGAGATGAGTGGGAGTTTGAGGAGTCGGGTGGGTTGGCGTGGTGAAGGGGTATTCCAAGTGTGGGGGGCATTCTAGAGGGGACCAGCATGAGCAAAGGCTTGGAGGTTGGGCAGGGAGCAGCAAAGGCCCTTAAATGGCAATTGTGGGAATTAAAGGTAGGATGGTAGGTGAGGGCTGGATGGTAGAGGGCTTGGATGCTGGTGTGAGCAGACAGCCCTCACTGACTGGGTACTGGGGAGCCAGTGAAAGTTATATAGGCAGGGGAAGGGCCAGTCTTTGGAAGTTGGGAGGGGAGACTTGAAGCAGGAGGCTGACTGAGAGGCCATCCATGTTCTAGATGACACATGTATTCCTCTTTCCTGTGACACCACCCAAGTTCAAAGCCCCACTGGTCTTTTATACTCTTTGTTGTCACCCCTCAAAATGCTTTGggctttctctcccctccttccttctgacCTCTCCCGTCCTACAGTTACTAAATTCCCTGACCACTCAGAATAGTCACTGCGTCTCATCCTATCCAAGCCTGGCTGTGTCCCAGGGATGCCCTCCCGGCAGCCCCAGGCCTTGGGAAGGTCCATGGGGTTGGCAGTGTCTTCCTCAGCCCACCTGGCTTCCTGAGCAgccctctcctgccctgcctccacCAAGACGCAAGCCCTCCAGCTGCACCAGGTCCTCTGTTCCCCTCAGTTACGGAAGCCGTGGCTGCAGCCCCCAATCTCTCCCAGCTCTAGGCTTGTTGAAATCATGGGTGAATGGCCCAGGCCCCGATCACTAAGCTTCCTGACCTTCTCTTATTTCCTTCCCTTACTCCCACAGCCGTATCCCAGACCTTGTCAGAATCCAGAACAGGTCACCTCCCAAATCCCCCCATCAGTCAGTCCCCCTCTctactccccacctcccctctgctTGCCCATCTCTCACTCTCACTCCATGACATTTGTTCCGTGAGCCCCTGGCCCTCACCTTCCCTCCTCACCACCCCCAAATCCAGTAGGGCCCTCATTTCCACCATTTTCTGGCCAACGTCTCAGACCTCTTCACTCCATCTTGGAAGGCACCCTGGCTTCTCTGCGTCTGCCCCTGGCTGCTGAGAGCTTTGAGAGACACATGCGCTTCGTGGCAGTTGGTACCATGGCACATTTTGACCTTAACAGGCCCTCACCCACGTGTGGTTGTCCTGGTCTCTCATAAGCTTGCGTCCCTAATGACTGCAGCTCAAACCCCATTTTCCTGTCCTCCAAGCCCTCACCCCTCTTGAAAATCTGTCACAGAGAAAACGAGCCATCAGATGGCCCTGGCAGAACTGTCCTGtcctccagtctgtagccaggCTGACCGCCCCCGGCCTCTCCTGGCGTCCAGCCCTCCGCCCAGCTAGCTGGAGGCCTCACATTGAGGGGCCGCCTCTCCTCCCGCCTCCCCAGGGTCTCTCTGCTGGCCTCCTTCGGGTTTCCCGCCTGGCATAGATCCTTTTTTCACGCCCataccctcctcctctcctcttgcCCTCTGGCTCCTCTCCACCCAGCAGCCAAGCTTCTGAACGGACTTGCTGTGCTTATGGGCCACTTTTCCTTGCCTACCAGCCATTCCTGCACCTGCTCCAAACCGGATTCTGCCCCACCACTCCTCCGAGACTGCCGCAGTCCCGACAGCACGGAACCCAAAGGCCCTTCTGAGTTCTCTCCTTGCTTCATGAGACCCGTCAGCCTCACGAAACGCCGACCGCCAGTCTCCCTGAAGGGCTTTGCCCTTGGCATCCCCAGAAGCTCCTACTTTGGggtttcccctttcctttctggCTTCCCTGTCTTCTTTATCTGGTCCCTAAGGACCTGGTTTCTTGGTGCTGAGAGTGAGGGgctcttctcctctccctccacgATCTCTGGTGGGTCTCAGAGCCGCCCATGTACCGACTTCCCACAGGTCTGCACATCCAGCCCGGGCTCCTCTCCTGACCTTCCAGAACCACCCACTCACTTGTCTTGCAGGCGCCTCTCCTTCCTGCCTCGGAATCTTCAAACAGAAATGTTTTCCCTTCACCTAGCAAATTCCTTCTTAACCTTCTCAAAATAGATTTAGTCCACATCCCCTGGCCACTTAACAAAAGTCTGCATGGCACTACCCTCCACCCCCTGACATTGCctcttttattgaagtaaaatttgAGTAACatgatattcattattttaaccactttcaggtgtacaattcagtggcatttagtatattcacaatgttgtgcaaccatcacctgtATTTGTAACATTtgtatcaccccaaaaagaaacctatACCCTTTAAGCAGTCCATTCCCCATTCCCCCCAAATCCGCCAGtctttggcaaccactaatttactgTCTGTCACCATGGGTTGGCCTaagtggacatttcatataaatggcatcatacagtatgcgaccttgtgtctggcttctctcacttggCCATTTTCATGGCATCTTGCAGTTCGTTAGTTCAACAGATACTTGTTTGCTGTGGGCCAGGATGGTATAAGACCCTGTACTTTTCCAGTGTAACACACATCACAGCTGAGATTAAGTAACTGAGAAATGGTCCCTTGAATGTGTTTCTGTGAGCTGTCTGAGGTCAGGGTTGCGATCAGTGTTCATCCTGGTGTCCAGCACAAGCAAGGTGCTCGTAAGTTTGTGATGCATGAATGAAAGTCCTGTCTAGGGCAGGGGGCCGTGTCTGCACCGTTTGCCAGTGTGTTCCTATCACCCAGCATGGGCTGCTAGGCATAGCTGACTCTGCTGAGTAGGGGAGTGAGATCTGCTTCAGGGTGGAGGGTAAGGGGTGGAAGGAGGGCTGGGCCTGCTGCTGCTCCCTGACCCTCTGCTCTCTCCTCGCAGGCAGAGTGTCTCTGGCCCAGTTCGCCCTGGCCTTCGTGACTGACACGTGTGTGGCTGGTGCGCTATTGTGTGGGGCTGGGCTGCTCTTCCACGGGATGCTGCTGCTGCGAGGCCAGACTACGTGGGAGTGGGCTCGGGGCCAGCACTCCTATGACCTGGGCCCCTGGCACAACCTTCAGGCAGCCCTAGGGTCCCGCTGGGCCCTCGTCTGGCTCTGGCCTTTCCTGGCCTCCCCGTTACCCGGGGATGGGGTCACCTTCCAGACCAGAGCTGATGTGGGACTCACGACTTCTTGACTCCAGAAAGAACCAGAGCTGTTGAGGGAGTGGGTATGGGGAGCAGGAGAGCGGGCTCCTGACTCACTTCAGGGCTAAGGTTGGTACTGAATGCCTGCTTCTGGCAACACAAGCCCTGTCTTTGGCCTTAGCTCTGCCCAGCATGGACTCCTGGTGTCCAGGGCTTGGGCCTGTGACTTTGCCTCTGTTGATGGCCCCCAAGGACAGTTGGAAGGTCTGGCAAGGGGCTGCTCTGCCAGCCTGCCTGCCCCTTTGCCAGGTTAATAAAGCACCCACTTGGCTCTTGGCCTCCCTCCATCTTTGTGGGTTTCTCATCCCTCACTGTTCCCCAGCCTGCTGTTTCTGGTTCCTGTTGAGCAGCCTGGGAGGCACAGAATGCCTGAGGGCATGGGGAGCCACAGCTCTGCCTCCTGTGGCCTTGGCAGGGTGGGGGAGAGGCACCAGCAGACCAAGGCAGCATGTAGTGGCCCAGGGTACGAAAGTCCGCAGTTCTTTCCCAGGTCAGTGCTTTATAGTTAGAAGCATTTCCACCATTGCCCTGAACCTCTCTCTAGCTAACCCAGTACATGGGGCTGCCGTTACGTAGGGGAAAACCCGAAGCCCTGACAGTTGATGCGATAATATCGTGGGGTAGTAAATGGAGCAGGcagaatttgaactcagatcTTTCTGCTTTCTCCTTCATCCTTGCCAGTCAAAGGAAGTGAGTAGGAAAAATCAAGGCAGAGAAATCAGTTGTGGGTGTTCAAGCATCCATGAAGGACGGTGCTTGGAGGGCTAAGCTCCTCCTCTCTGGACTCTTTAGGAGTTACTGGCTAAacattcttatttaaatatagtaAACAGACTTCCAGTTAAATGTGGCAGGTTTAAACCCATGGTTTTATCTGTTCTTCTTAAAATctaaaatggttaaataaataaataaataaagatataaatttaCAAGGAGAAAGTGACAACGTTTGAAAGATGGGAAGTGGATAGAGGCTcatttactctcttagcagagAATTTGAAGTTGAAATTAAGCACTGCCAGAGGCGGGGCCAAGGGGCAGCCAGACTGCCGCAGAGCCCTGGAGAGACTGAGGACCTCCACCAGCTCCGTGAAGGCAGGGATTGGGCTGACCGCAGGGACCCGTCCAAAGCGGCTTTGGGTCTCAGGGGCACTGGGGTGGGTTGGGGTGAGGGGCTGGACTAAAATAGGCTTACATGAGTCTGCAGATGCTGCGGGGGGCCCTCCAGTAACATGACAGGCTTGCTGGCCCCCAAGAGCCCTCAGAGAAGCCCACCCTTCCTACGGGCCCTGCCCATGCTCACCATCATTCGAGCTGCTAGGACTTCGCTATTCCAGAAGGCAGGCTCTGTTTTCGAACTCCCAGAACCCCAGGAACGGGCGCTTTGAGCTGTACTGCAGCATCGGCCGACTTCCCCTTCCTTCTGTGCTTTAT from the Manis javanica isolate MJ-LG chromosome 11, MJ_LKY, whole genome shotgun sequence genome contains:
- the ZDHHC24 gene encoding probable palmitoyltransferase ZDHHC24, coding for MGHSWVAGSVEGAPARLPLVLTALWAAAVGLELAYVLVLGPGPPPLGPPARAFQLALAAFQLLNLLGNVGLFLRSDPSIRGVMLAGRGLGQGWAYCYQCQSQVPPRSGHCSACRICILRRDHHCRLLGHCVGFHNYRPFLCLLLHAAGVLLHVSVLLGPALSALLRAHTPLHTAALLLLPWLMLLTGRVSLAQFALAFVTDTCVAGALLCGAGLLFHGMLLLRGQTTWEWARGQHSYDLGPWHNLQAALGSRWALVWLWPFLASPLPGDGVTFQTRADVGLTTS